Within Desulfolithobacter dissulfuricans, the genomic segment CAGCCGGGGCCTATAAAGACATCGATGAAGTTGTGGAGAACCAGCTCGATCTCGTCGAAGTGGTGGTTGCCCTGAAGCCACTGGCGGTCATCAAAGGGTAGCCGACCACCCGGACGGGATAATCTGTCAATTCAGGTGCAAGGGAGGGAGCCATGAGTAAGCAGATTTCCTTTACCAGGATCGAGAACGACCTGCTGCCCGAGTACAGAAGAAAAATCAGCATGGCCGAGTCCACCGAGGACATCAGAAAATTTTTTGTCTACACCATCCAGGAACTGCTCCAGCGGGCTTGTAACGGGAATATAGCCATTACCTATGAGGATATCGTCCTGGACCAGGACAATCCTCCCCACTACCGGCTCTCCGAAACCCTGCAGACCCAGCAGGAGTTCGCCGCTGTCTGGACCGGTTCGGATCTCGCTCATATCATCGCCCGGTTCACCGAAACAGCCATGAACCATTACAGGCACCTGGCCAGGAACCCGGATAAAACCGAGGCCAAGATCAGAATGTAATGACCTGCAGGGGTAATCACGTCATGACCGCCACCAAACGGCAGCAGCTCATGGATATGCTGCGGCAGGAAGAGCTCACCAGCCTTGACATCTCCGCCATGCTGGGCATCCCTGAGAAGGAGGTCCATACCCAGCTTGGGCATATCCGCCGCAGCCTCTCCCGTCGGGGAGAAAAACTGGTGGTCACGCCGTTTTCCTGCCAGAGCTGTGGCTACCTGTTTAAGAAACGGCAGCGCCTGGACCGGCCAGGCCGCTGTCCGAAGTGCAAAAGCAGCCACATCCGCCTGGCAACCTTCCGGGTAGGGTAGGTTCCGGGCTGCCCCCAGGAGGGAGTGCGGCGGACAAAAAAGTTGGTCAAATCGGGAAAAATGCAGTATAAAGAGTAGTTGCTCCGGAGCAGATTCCGTACCTGGAATCTGCCGGACACGCTGTGCATCTCACACATCACGTCCTGGTCAGGCAGGATAATCCAGGCAGAACAGAAAATAATCTTTTTGGGGGTATACTCATGGGAAAAGGTGATCTGAGAACCAAACGGGGAAAAATCGTCCGCGGGACCTTTGGCAACAGTCGTCCCAAGAAGAAAAACGCCAAGAAAAACAAGAAATAACCTTAAGGGTGCCTTCCTGGGGCCTACCCCGAAAGCAACTGCAATCGAGTAGGGTGAGGCAAGTTAATTACGCTTGCCTCATCCCTCTCACAGAACCGTACGTACGGGTCTCGTATACGGCTCCTGTTTATTTTCCTTCATATTGAAACAGAGATTCCAGTAGATACAGCACCAAGATCAAAGAGACCCAAGCCCCGGTGTAAATATCCGTTGGGCAGGGCATAATGGCTCAAAGGACTTGCCGCATTGGCCCAGGAGTTCATTTTGATCGCATCAAACTTCCCCCTGTATCCAAGCTGCCTCAGCCTGCGGTGAAGCCGATTGGGCTTCTTCCACAATTTCAGCTGGATGGCTCGCAGTCTTCTCCGAATCCATCTCATCAGCCTTGAAAATTCTCCTGTGCAGTTCGCTATCCGGAAGTAGTTGGCAAATCCCCTCAAGAGCGGATTGAGATCTGCAATCACTTTCTCAAGATTCACCGGGGAATTACG encodes:
- a CDS encoding 30S ribosomal protein THX, with amino-acid sequence MGKGDLRTKRGKIVRGTFGNSRPKKKNAKKNKK
- a CDS encoding transcriptional regulator: MTATKRQQLMDMLRQEELTSLDISAMLGIPEKEVHTQLGHIRRSLSRRGEKLVVTPFSCQSCGYLFKKRQRLDRPGRCPKCKSSHIRLATFRVG